A genomic segment from Alteribacillus bidgolensis encodes:
- a CDS encoding YlbF family regulator, giving the protein MSNIYDSARELSQTLRNSDEFQNLKNLHEEVENDEVAKRMLDNFRQIQLDLQQKQMQGQQPSEEEITQAQKQFEMVQQHDVISKLMEEEQRMSTIISDLNKIITEPLEDLYGSPEEQQG; this is encoded by the coding sequence ATGTCCAATATTTATGACAGTGCCCGAGAATTATCTCAGACTTTAAGAAACAGTGATGAATTTCAAAACTTGAAAAATTTGCATGAAGAAGTGGAAAACGATGAAGTAGCAAAAAGAATGCTTGATAATTTCCGCCAAATACAATTGGACCTTCAACAAAAACAAATGCAAGGCCAGCAGCCATCGGAAGAAGAGATTACACAAGCACAAAAACAATTTGAAATGGTTCAGCAGCACGATGTTATCTCCAAATTGATGGAAGAAGAACAACGTATGAGCACTATAATTAGTGATTTGAATAAAATTATTACCGAACCTCTTGAAGATCTTTATGGGTCTCCTGAAGAGCAGCAAGGTTAG
- a CDS encoding HAD-IIB family hydrolase, with protein MKYRLLAMSIDGVLLKNNDRISRETKEAVDFVRKKGVYSVLVTNRSFSAAKKTAKQLKMEHEMISHGGALLAGMSGMPILEARMPTEMVFDAAEYLERYPCRIQLESQDYEWENKHQHTRKMLGKIQFSLGEGLFQPKTYTEKVSASVYEQQLSALRLFGEFEEEQQAVKCREELLEAIPGIIIEQTGKHLTIKKEQATKEYALSYLMSELGINREESIFVGSGTADAPALEMAGIGVAMGQASDELKEKADWVTRSNEQDGVAYMIKEVFRKQMRVEV; from the coding sequence ATGAAGTACCGATTATTGGCGATGAGTATAGACGGTGTACTTTTGAAAAATAATGATCGGATCAGCCGGGAAACAAAAGAAGCCGTTGATTTTGTTCGAAAAAAAGGAGTATATTCTGTACTTGTAACCAACCGAAGTTTTTCAGCAGCTAAAAAGACAGCAAAACAATTAAAAATGGAGCATGAGATGATTTCTCACGGCGGAGCCTTATTAGCAGGCATGTCGGGTATGCCGATCTTAGAGGCCAGAATGCCTACAGAGATGGTATTTGATGCTGCTGAATATTTAGAACGTTATCCATGCCGTATACAACTTGAAAGTCAAGACTATGAATGGGAAAATAAACATCAGCATACCAGAAAGATGCTCGGTAAGATACAATTCAGCCTGGGAGAGGGGTTATTCCAGCCCAAAACATACACAGAAAAAGTATCTGCTTCTGTTTATGAACAACAGCTAAGTGCTTTACGGTTGTTCGGAGAGTTTGAAGAAGAACAGCAAGCTGTAAAGTGCAGGGAGGAGTTATTAGAAGCTATACCAGGTATTATAATAGAACAAACTGGAAAACATTTAACAATAAAAAAAGAGCAAGCAACGAAGGAATATGCATTATCCTATCTTATGTCTGAACTTGGTATAAACAGGGAAGAATCAATTTTTGTTGGTTCAGGAACCGCGGACGCACCTGCCTTGGAAATGGCTGGAATTGGGGTAGCTATGGGGCAGGCGTCTGATGAGTTGAAGGAAAAAGCAGACTGGGTTACACGTTCAAATGAGCAAGACGGAGTAGCATATATGATTAAAGAAGTATTCCGAAAGCAAATGAGAGTAGAAGTATAA
- a CDS encoding coproporphyrinogen III oxidase: MIIHIKGAGDKELRPLQHIADMYDIDAEINMATKTNSEAVVTFEETRKGEYIALTATFIHTNGACLKETFQKHAPLLLSEKDIYKKAKQVRAHLFVKLLNKWTSTIQPWGTLTGIRPTKLWHSLYQDGLELAEIKEHLQNDYLVSENKAALLESIGRRQQKVLPDLYELHNGVSIYIGIPFCPTKCAYCTFPAYAINGKNGSVEAFLTGLHFEMEQIGAWLERTGVPVTTIYFGGGTPTSISAAEMDELYAKMYEVIPGIHDVREITVEAGRPDTITPAKLNVLSKWNIDRISINPQSFDNQTLKAIGRHHSVEETKEKYELSRKMGMKNINMDLIIGLPGEGTKEMEKSLEETEKLSPESVTVHTLSFKRASTMTKQKEKYKVAEKDEIEKMMEMTAAWMNSHHYHPYYLYRQKNILGNLENVGYSLEGQESLYNIIIMEEVQTIIGLGCGAASKWVDPVTKKIGRFANPKDPVSYNNRFEEYTDKKIASLDQLFKNHIDHKAVPE, translated from the coding sequence ATGATTATTCATATAAAAGGGGCAGGAGACAAAGAACTGCGCCCTCTTCAGCACATTGCTGACATGTACGATATAGATGCAGAGATAAATATGGCCACAAAAACAAATTCAGAAGCGGTAGTTACTTTTGAAGAAACAAGGAAAGGTGAGTATATTGCTTTGACAGCGACATTTATACATACTAATGGAGCCTGTTTAAAAGAGACGTTCCAAAAGCACGCCCCTCTATTATTAAGCGAAAAAGATATTTATAAGAAAGCAAAACAAGTAAGAGCTCATCTGTTTGTGAAGCTTTTAAACAAATGGACAAGCACCATTCAGCCTTGGGGAACCCTAACCGGTATTCGTCCTACTAAATTATGGCACTCTCTTTATCAGGATGGACTTGAACTAGCAGAAATAAAAGAACACTTGCAAAATGACTATTTAGTGTCAGAAAATAAAGCTGCCCTTTTAGAAAGTATCGGCCGCCGCCAGCAAAAAGTGCTGCCAGACTTATATGAATTGCATAATGGCGTAAGCATTTATATAGGAATACCGTTTTGCCCTACAAAATGTGCTTATTGTACATTTCCAGCTTATGCAATAAACGGAAAGAATGGGTCTGTCGAAGCATTTCTTACTGGACTGCATTTTGAAATGGAACAAATTGGAGCATGGCTTGAACGAACTGGGGTGCCGGTAACAACCATATATTTTGGAGGAGGTACGCCAACGAGTATAAGTGCAGCAGAAATGGATGAGCTATATGCAAAGATGTATGAAGTTATTCCTGGAATACATGACGTACGAGAAATAACAGTTGAGGCTGGCAGGCCTGATACAATCACTCCCGCAAAGCTTAATGTCCTTTCAAAATGGAATATAGATCGTATAAGTATTAATCCTCAGTCTTTTGATAATCAAACGTTAAAAGCAATCGGCCGGCATCACTCCGTTGAAGAAACAAAAGAAAAGTACGAATTATCTCGTAAAATGGGAATGAAAAACATAAATATGGACTTAATAATCGGTCTTCCTGGGGAAGGGACAAAGGAAATGGAAAAAAGTCTAGAAGAAACAGAAAAATTGTCTCCTGAATCCGTAACGGTTCATACGTTATCTTTTAAAAGAGCTTCTACGATGACAAAGCAAAAAGAAAAATATAAAGTAGCAGAAAAAGATGAAATTGAAAAAATGATGGAGATGACAGCTGCTTGGATGAATTCTCATCATTATCACCCTTATTACCTGTACCGGCAGAAAAACATATTAGGTAATTTAGAAAACGTAGGATATTCATTAGAAGGACAAGAAAGTTTATATAATATTATCATTATGGAGGAAGTTCAAACAATTATTGGTCTTGGCTGTGGAGCTGCAAGTAAATGGGTAGATCCGGTTACTAAAAAAATAGGCAGATTTGCCAATCCAAAAGATCCGGTATCCTACAATAATCGGTTTGAAGAATACACAGATAAAAAAATCGCCTCATTAGATCAATTGTTTAAAAACCATATAGATCATAAAGCTGTTCCGGAATAA
- a CDS encoding YhzD family protein, giving the protein MQYFLTVFDKDGSLLLNETFEYEKDTLAIDHGKQRLKEKNFQDVTHRMTRNGKLLLFHR; this is encoded by the coding sequence TTGCAATACTTTCTTACGGTGTTTGATAAAGACGGTTCCTTATTATTAAATGAAACATTCGAATATGAAAAAGATACATTAGCTATTGACCACGGAAAGCAGCGGCTTAAAGAAAAAAACTTTCAAGATGTAACTCACCGGATGACCCGAAATGGAAAATTACTATTGTTTCACAGGTAA
- a CDS encoding lytic transglycosylase domain-containing protein yields the protein MAKKEKKKPVRTAIVLFSLFLFIGALFLKAVNNGESGKEKFSQTFSKEEIPESLIPIYKEAAEEYEVSWELLAAVHRVETVFSTMDELESPAGAIGHTQFMPCTFIGWGYPGCEDEEKGNLDIPKSTLTDMSVINKYGGYGVDGNGNGRADPYDIEDAVYSTANYLAANGAADGKEKKAIFQYNQADWYVEEVLAYAEEYEKHYVAVKNKEYDLHN from the coding sequence TTGGCAAAGAAAGAAAAGAAAAAGCCGGTACGAACTGCTATCGTTTTGTTCTCCTTGTTTTTATTCATTGGAGCGTTATTTTTAAAAGCAGTCAATAACGGAGAATCAGGTAAAGAAAAGTTTTCCCAAACTTTTTCAAAAGAAGAAATACCAGAATCTTTGATTCCTATATATAAAGAGGCAGCAGAAGAGTACGAAGTGTCATGGGAATTACTTGCAGCCGTTCATAGAGTAGAAACAGTGTTTTCAACGATGGATGAACTAGAGAGTCCAGCCGGTGCAATCGGGCACACCCAATTTATGCCATGTACTTTCATCGGTTGGGGATATCCAGGATGTGAAGACGAAGAAAAAGGAAATTTGGATATACCAAAATCTACTTTAACGGATATGTCTGTTATTAATAAATATGGTGGTTACGGTGTGGATGGGAATGGAAATGGCAGAGCAGATCCTTATGACATAGAAGATGCGGTTTATTCCACAGCAAATTACTTGGCCGCAAATGGAGCAGCAGATGGAAAGGAAAAGAAAGCAATATTTCAATACAATCAAGCTGATTGGTACGTGGAAGAAGTGTTAGCTTATGCTGAAGAATATGAAAAACATTATGTGGCAGTGAAAAATAAAGAATATGACTTACATAATTAA
- the yidC gene encoding membrane protein insertase YidC encodes MDKKWKLFLAALAAVILISGCGIEQAPITSESEGIWNHYFVYPLSWVLTFFADLFLGSYGSAIVMVTIIIRLLLLPLFLKQQKSTLAIKQLQPEMEALKNKFDLKKQEQMQQYQQEIMSLYKENGVNPMAGCLPIFIQMPILMAFYFAIVRTEEIANHSFLWMNLGEPDPWYITPLAAGIVMFLQTKMSITDTSSAQMKPLLYIMPVMMVIAGIALPSALSLYWFAGGIFMVFQSLLFAHQRKQMKEQESTQI; translated from the coding sequence TTGGATAAAAAATGGAAATTATTTTTAGCAGCTTTAGCAGCAGTAATTCTTATTTCAGGTTGTGGAATAGAGCAAGCCCCGATTACTTCAGAAAGTGAGGGCATATGGAACCACTATTTTGTCTATCCGCTTTCCTGGGTGCTGACTTTTTTCGCAGACCTTTTTCTAGGCAGTTATGGATCAGCGATCGTGATGGTGACCATAATTATTCGCTTGCTCCTGCTGCCTCTGTTTTTAAAACAGCAAAAAAGCACTTTGGCCATCAAACAGCTTCAGCCTGAAATGGAAGCTTTGAAAAATAAATTTGATTTAAAAAAACAAGAACAGATGCAGCAATATCAACAGGAAATAATGAGCCTTTATAAAGAAAATGGAGTTAATCCGATGGCAGGCTGTTTGCCTATATTTATTCAAATGCCGATCTTAATGGCGTTTTATTTTGCAATTGTACGAACGGAAGAGATTGCAAATCATAGTTTTTTATGGATGAATTTAGGCGAGCCGGATCCATGGTATATTACACCTTTAGCAGCTGGTATTGTTATGTTTTTACAGACAAAAATGAGTATCACAGATACTTCTTCTGCTCAGATGAAGCCGTTGTTGTATATAATGCCAGTTATGATGGTGATAGCAGGAATCGCATTGCCGTCTGCTCTCTCTTTATATTGGTTTGCAGGAGGAATATTTATGGTCTTTCAATCTCTCCTATTTGCGCACCAAAGAAAACAAATGAAAGAACAGGAATCAACTCAGATCTAA
- a CDS encoding metallophosphoesterase family protein produces MEALRFIHAADLHLGSPIPAAAGASSLLKNQLEDSIYTAVHKMIEDAIQLQVDFVILAGDLFDQENRSVKSQLFLKQKLELLKPYDINVYILFGNHDPMDKKYAPVGWPDHVETFSTEPETKIYFKNNRPAARLYGCSYSDRSLQTNIAKTYEKKEGVPFHIGVVHGQEKNMAGSAHYAPFSLRDLEEKNMDYWALGHIHTRQYLRRHICYPGNIQARHRKEQGEKGYLLVELEKDNIDVSFQAVSPVVFEKVDVIIDGHETFDSLSNTLLSQIKEMSHNNAAGLWLEVEFTGNGNLSEYIQSETIIEEWKETLNEIGSSESPFFYIYEIINKTLPLSISKQINEGDHFLGDVEQAANYYKTSPKILEKEWEELLGHPSVKKFISQPEIDFIIEEAERLVWNKWGKGESS; encoded by the coding sequence ATGGAAGCATTGCGATTTATTCATGCTGCTGATCTTCATTTGGGCTCCCCCATACCGGCAGCTGCTGGAGCTTCTTCCTTATTAAAAAATCAATTGGAAGATAGTATATATACTGCTGTACATAAAATGATTGAAGATGCTATTCAATTACAAGTGGACTTTGTAATATTAGCAGGCGATTTATTCGATCAAGAAAACAGAAGCGTAAAAAGCCAGCTTTTTCTCAAACAAAAGTTAGAGCTGTTAAAACCCTATGATATTAACGTTTACATTCTATTTGGCAACCATGATCCCATGGACAAAAAATATGCACCGGTCGGATGGCCAGATCACGTTGAAACTTTTTCAACAGAGCCGGAGACAAAAATTTATTTTAAAAACAATAGACCAGCAGCCCGTCTCTATGGATGCAGCTATAGTGATCGATCACTTCAAACGAACATTGCTAAAACATACGAGAAAAAAGAAGGAGTTCCATTTCACATAGGTGTTGTTCACGGCCAAGAAAAAAATATGGCAGGGTCCGCTCATTATGCTCCTTTTTCCTTGAGGGATCTTGAGGAAAAAAATATGGATTATTGGGCACTTGGACATATTCATACAAGGCAGTATTTAAGACGTCATATTTGTTATCCAGGTAATATCCAAGCAAGACATCGCAAGGAACAAGGGGAGAAAGGCTATTTGTTAGTGGAATTGGAAAAGGATAATATTGATGTTTCTTTTCAAGCCGTTTCCCCAGTGGTGTTTGAGAAAGTCGACGTGATAATAGATGGGCACGAAACATTTGATAGTTTATCGAACACACTGTTAAGTCAAATTAAAGAAATGTCCCATAATAATGCAGCTGGTTTATGGCTTGAAGTGGAGTTTACCGGGAATGGCAATTTAAGTGAATATATTCAAAGCGAAACAATTATCGAAGAATGGAAGGAAACTTTGAATGAAATTGGTTCATCAGAAAGTCCTTTTTTTTATATTTACGAAATAATAAATAAAACACTTCCACTTTCTATATCTAAACAAATCAACGAAGGTGATCATTTTCTCGGCGATGTGGAGCAAGCAGCGAATTATTACAAAACGTCTCCAAAAATTCTTGAAAAAGAATGGGAGGAGCTGCTTGGCCATCCATCAGTGAAAAAGTTTATTTCACAACCGGAAATCGATTTTATTATAGAAGAAGCAGAGCGGTTAGTATGGAATAAGTGGGGAAAGGGGGAGTCGAGTTGA
- a CDS encoding ATP-binding protein: MNIEKIHIYGFGKFIDCSIDIQQPIHIIQGENEAGKSTLRAFIAAILFGFPFKKEKRLRYQPKKSSSYGGSLTLRLQSEKVITIERVMRNKAAGDVAVYLENGEILGEEWLLSFLGNMDRTVFQGIFCFGLEGLSEIEQLKGDALNRYIYEAGMTGTKRVFQMDKDIDSELSALFKPKGKKPVINKSIKELNSQLMELRKWEREFDRYSMLLKQKMQFKQELDALQTEKKRLLKEKENLQRKETLLRSVQEKIELDRKAKVLEPFDKVALELEEQWKHYNNDRTEAEKRIEENNIRIQQLSSKHSGAFVNWTIINAKDKIYALKEKVPLYKKYVKDKEGLGLSIQKKKEKAADRLERLGILDEGQLELSVTTILAEKELHQIIEKGKELKERQRLLEEQHIEQQRKLDLLKMDLFELEQQRRPLSECNNSKRIVFDQEYLEKGFRRSGNTTEVMLQLAAIIFLTLGCWEILTGSLLFGGVVSVIGTAAFVFLFYRKQRQKNSFEESDNQNYSEHKQLLEQDQRTEAAVREMKWQSDREENIYQSFVDRLKEAAVKWKGLENELQEWCSRYQFPSINSIHIAESFFQAVREWKELNEEILELKKEQEMVSKDLEEIKTEVNDIAKLTGFPLDNPLEDIKTGLWERYKREEQENNIYLKEAEKIDAAFQQKQYWMTKKTNAVKLINNLYKTAEADNQEAFFHAISQKKQYLEWKKQKQWLEQQITGQLLPEETIEDWVKELHSTFTQPEEKRGLLHDDLVSLEQKEQDLFQTLAEVRQDIKKIEEGGTYEEKLQQFEEDKANLRKRIHQWLVLKTSKQLIEQAKAVYEKERQPQVIQKASSYFSYITREKYERLFAPAGEEKFIVEDSSGLRFSPEELSRGTAEQLYLCLRLALAEAYSQAEVVPLIMDDPFVNFDQVRQQSAFSLLHKAAANRQVIYFTCQIPSSRVLSECAVTRLSSS; encoded by the coding sequence TTGAATATTGAAAAAATACATATTTATGGTTTCGGAAAGTTTATAGATTGCTCCATTGATATTCAACAACCCATTCATATTATACAGGGAGAAAATGAAGCAGGAAAATCTACTCTGCGGGCTTTCATCGCAGCTATTCTCTTTGGATTTCCTTTTAAAAAAGAAAAAAGGCTTCGATATCAACCAAAAAAAAGCAGTTCTTATGGCGGAAGCTTAACATTGCGGTTACAAAGTGAAAAAGTAATTACCATTGAACGTGTAATGAGAAACAAAGCAGCTGGCGATGTTGCGGTGTACTTAGAAAATGGGGAAATATTAGGAGAAGAATGGCTGCTTTCCTTTTTAGGAAACATGGATCGAACGGTGTTCCAAGGAATTTTTTGTTTTGGTTTAGAAGGCCTAAGTGAAATCGAGCAATTAAAAGGAGATGCCTTAAACAGATATATTTATGAAGCTGGCATGACAGGAACAAAACGAGTTTTTCAAATGGACAAAGATATAGATAGTGAGTTGAGCGCTCTTTTTAAGCCAAAAGGGAAAAAGCCAGTAATTAATAAAAGTATTAAAGAGCTAAACAGTCAGCTAATGGAGCTGAGAAAATGGGAAAGAGAATTTGATCGTTATAGTATGCTTCTAAAACAAAAAATGCAGTTTAAACAAGAGCTGGATGCACTTCAAACAGAAAAAAAACGGTTACTGAAAGAAAAGGAAAATCTGCAGCGAAAAGAGACCTTACTTCGTTCAGTGCAGGAAAAAATAGAATTAGACCGAAAAGCGAAAGTTTTGGAGCCATTTGATAAGGTAGCTCTAGAATTAGAGGAACAATGGAAACATTATAATAATGATAGAACGGAAGCAGAGAAAAGAATAGAAGAAAATAATATACGCATTCAACAGCTGTCTTCTAAACATTCTGGGGCTTTCGTTAATTGGACTATTATTAATGCAAAAGATAAAATTTATGCATTAAAAGAAAAAGTCCCACTGTATAAAAAATACGTGAAGGACAAAGAAGGTCTGGGTTTATCTATACAGAAAAAAAAAGAGAAAGCAGCAGACCGATTAGAACGTTTAGGGATATTAGATGAAGGACAACTGGAATTAAGTGTAACAACCATTTTGGCCGAGAAGGAACTCCATCAAATTATAGAAAAGGGCAAAGAGCTAAAAGAAAGACAGCGACTGCTTGAGGAACAACATATAGAGCAGCAACGAAAACTCGATCTATTAAAAATGGATCTCTTTGAACTTGAACAACAACGAAGGCCTCTCTCTGAGTGCAATAATAGTAAGAGAATAGTGTTTGACCAAGAATATCTGGAAAAAGGTTTTCGCCGTTCAGGAAATACAACCGAGGTGATGCTTCAACTAGCAGCAATTATTTTTTTAACCTTAGGATGTTGGGAAATACTAACCGGCAGCTTGCTTTTTGGGGGTGTTGTATCCGTAATAGGAACTGCCGCGTTTGTTTTCTTATTTTACCGAAAACAAAGACAAAAAAACTCTTTTGAAGAAAGTGATAATCAAAATTATTCAGAGCATAAGCAACTGCTTGAACAAGATCAAAGGACAGAAGCTGCTGTAAGAGAAATGAAATGGCAGTCTGACAGAGAAGAAAACATATATCAATCTTTTGTCGATCGATTAAAAGAGGCAGCTGTTAAGTGGAAGGGACTAGAAAATGAATTACAAGAATGGTGCAGCCGTTATCAATTTCCTTCTATAAACAGCATTCATATTGCTGAAAGTTTCTTTCAAGCTGTTAGAGAATGGAAAGAATTAAACGAAGAAATATTAGAATTGAAGAAAGAACAAGAGATGGTTAGTAAAGACTTAGAAGAAATAAAAACAGAAGTAAATGATATCGCAAAGCTAACCGGTTTTCCATTGGATAATCCTTTAGAAGACATTAAAACGGGATTGTGGGAGCGATATAAAAGAGAAGAACAAGAAAATAATATATATTTAAAAGAAGCAGAGAAAATAGATGCAGCGTTTCAACAGAAACAATATTGGATGACAAAGAAAACAAATGCTGTAAAACTTATCAATAATCTCTATAAAACAGCTGAAGCTGACAACCAAGAAGCATTTTTTCATGCGATCAGCCAAAAAAAGCAATATTTAGAATGGAAAAAGCAAAAACAATGGCTTGAACAGCAAATAACTGGTCAACTCCTGCCAGAAGAAACAATAGAGGATTGGGTAAAAGAACTGCATTCCACTTTTACTCAGCCAGAAGAAAAAAGAGGGCTGCTGCATGACGATTTAGTCAGCTTAGAACAAAAAGAACAAGACCTTTTTCAAACGCTTGCAGAGGTTAGACAAGATATAAAAAAAATAGAAGAAGGGGGAACTTACGAAGAAAAATTACAACAATTTGAAGAAGACAAAGCAAATTTACGGAAGAGGATTCATCAATGGCTTGTCTTAAAAACATCTAAACAATTGATTGAGCAAGCAAAAGCTGTATACGAAAAGGAAAGACAGCCTCAAGTGATTCAAAAAGCATCGTCTTATTTTTCTTATATCACAAGAGAAAAATATGAACGACTGTTTGCACCAGCTGGGGAAGAAAAATTTATCGTAGAAGATTCATCGGGATTAAGGTTTTCGCCTGAGGAATTAAGTCGGGGAACAGCTGAGCAGTTATATCTCTGCTTGCGTCTTGCCCTTGCAGAGGCGTATAGCCAAGCAGAAGTTGTTCCGCTCATTATGGATGACCCTTTTGTGAATTTTGATCAAGTCCGTCAGCAATCAGCTTTTTCATTATTACATAAAGCTGCTGCCAACAGACAAGTCATTTATTTTACCTGCCAAATCCCCTCTAGCCGCGTCTTATCGGAGTGTGCTGTAACACGGCTTTCTAGCAGTTGA
- a CDS encoding response regulator transcription factor, translating to MSTYKIYLVEDENNLSEVLKAYMEKEGWTVNVFDNGDDAIAAVKEPPHLWVLDIMLPGTDGYQILKGIRENEGNVPVIFISARDQDLDRVLGLEMGSDDYLAKPFLPQELIIRAKKLLSRVYGEQTNEHKKVELNEYVIDPEARTVTDQENSNQHVELTTKEMDLILLLTEDIGKALSREEIIEKVWGENYFGSERAVDDVVRRVRKKMPRIHLETLYGYGYRVLSS from the coding sequence ATGAGTACGTATAAAATTTATCTCGTCGAAGATGAAAATAATTTATCAGAAGTATTAAAAGCATATATGGAAAAAGAAGGCTGGACAGTCAACGTGTTTGATAATGGGGATGATGCCATTGCTGCAGTAAAAGAACCTCCTCATTTATGGGTGCTTGATATTATGCTTCCTGGTACCGATGGCTATCAAATTTTAAAAGGAATTCGAGAAAATGAAGGGAACGTTCCTGTTATTTTTATATCAGCGAGAGATCAGGATTTAGATCGGGTGCTGGGCCTTGAAATGGGAAGCGATGATTATTTAGCTAAGCCATTTTTACCTCAAGAACTCATTATCAGAGCGAAAAAGTTGTTATCACGTGTTTACGGTGAACAGACTAATGAACATAAAAAGGTAGAATTAAATGAATATGTTATTGATCCAGAAGCAAGAACGGTTACGGATCAAGAAAATAGTAACCAGCATGTTGAACTGACGACAAAAGAAATGGATCTCATATTACTATTGACTGAAGATATTGGAAAAGCTCTTTCGCGAGAAGAAATTATTGAAAAGGTATGGGGAGAAAATTATTTTGGTTCCGAACGGGCAGTAGATGATGTCGTACGACGAGTTCGTAAAAAAATGCCGCGTATTCATCTAGAAACGTTATATGGCTATGGGTACCGTGTTTTGTCGTCATGA
- a CDS encoding sensor histidine kinase: MMKVNLTQRIWLSFIALVVLVGLTMIIVYPISIKGTLTDETYRIIEQEQARMANPFSDYFTPPQSELDFIERREAERSVGHLFLFNDLGTLRGEPVPPDNVLKEMVSNAVNQDNERERYELTYNDATLFYVITRIESDGEEAFQISYMWDTYRDLMVNRLWERLIYLLLITSALSLLPAIWLKRYLRQPLRVLGNHFEQIAKRNWKEPFRWEGDDDFQKLSDQFESMRQNLIRYDRSQKTFIQHASHELKTPIMVVKTYAQSVKDGILPKDNIEQTMDVILDEADRMDKRVKDMLYFTKLDALKKETINVEEIMFGNLAFQIEERFRMQREDLKFIIQGADVRINADPEHMQVLLENLVENAMRYAEDTIWMKAEQKKDTVEIHVKNNGTQINKEDIPHLFAPFRKGNKGQFGLGLAIVKRIAELHQGHHEAVNEEDGVTFKITLPKK; this comes from the coding sequence ATGATGAAAGTTAACTTAACACAGCGGATTTGGTTATCATTTATTGCTTTAGTTGTATTGGTCGGTTTAACGATGATAATCGTTTATCCGATATCTATCAAAGGAACTTTAACAGATGAAACGTACCGTATTATTGAACAAGAACAGGCAAGAATGGCTAATCCATTTAGCGATTATTTTACTCCTCCTCAATCAGAACTTGACTTCATTGAAAGAAGGGAAGCAGAACGTTCTGTCGGTCATCTGTTTTTATTCAATGATTTAGGAACATTACGCGGTGAGCCGGTGCCGCCCGATAATGTTCTAAAAGAAATGGTTTCAAACGCAGTTAATCAAGATAACGAACGAGAACGGTATGAATTAACGTATAATGATGCTACTTTATTTTATGTAATCACAAGGATTGAATCCGATGGGGAGGAAGCATTCCAAATTTCATACATGTGGGACACATACAGGGATCTTATGGTAAACAGATTGTGGGAAAGACTTATATACTTGCTTTTGATTACAAGTGCTCTTAGTTTGCTGCCGGCAATATGGTTAAAACGCTATCTACGCCAGCCGTTAAGAGTGTTAGGGAACCATTTTGAACAAATAGCAAAACGAAATTGGAAAGAACCTTTTCGTTGGGAAGGAGACGATGATTTTCAGAAGCTATCTGACCAATTTGAAAGCATGAGACAAAATCTTATACGTTATGACCGTTCGCAAAAGACGTTTATTCAGCATGCTTCCCATGAACTAAAAACACCTATTATGGTAGTGAAAACGTATGCACAATCAGTTAAAGATGGAATTCTTCCAAAAGATAATATCGAACAGACGATGGATGTCATATTAGATGAAGCAGATCGCATGGATAAAAGGGTAAAAGATATGCTCTATTTTACTAAATTAGATGCGTTGAAAAAAGAAACCATTAATGTAGAAGAAATAATGTTTGGGAACTTGGCTTTTCAAATTGAAGAAAGATTTCGTATGCAGCGTGAAGATTTGAAGTTCATTATTCAGGGGGCTGATGTGAGAATAAACGCGGACCCTGAGCATATGCAGGTATTATTAGAAAATTTAGTAGAAAATGCGATGAGGTATGCAGAAGATACAATATGGATGAAAGCAGAACAGAAAAAAGATACAGTCGAAATCCATGTTAAAAATAATGGTACACAAATTAACAAAGAAGATATTCCTCATTTGTTTGCTCCTTTTCGCAAAGGCAACAAAGGTCAATTTGGTCTAGGACTAGCTATTGTTAAAAGAATTGCGGAGCTACATCAAGGGCATCATGAAGCGGTCAATGAAGAAGATGGTGTGACGTTTAAAATTACCTTGCCGAAGAAGTGA
- a CDS encoding sporulation YhaL family protein — MNNRSKKFLMTLIVLFFVLVVWQRFAQSGPVQVPSWVLLTGVGIIFSGYMYWQTSRTEKKEDERWIEQEGRIFIRRMEEEREKRRASS, encoded by the coding sequence ATGAATAACCGCTCAAAAAAATTCTTGATGACGCTTATCGTACTGTTTTTCGTTCTGGTAGTATGGCAGCGTTTTGCACAATCAGGTCCAGTTCAAGTTCCATCATGGGTGCTGTTAACAGGGGTAGGGATTATATTTAGCGGATATATGTATTGGCAGACAAGCAGGACGGAAAAAAAGGAAGATGAACGCTGGATTGAACAAGAAGGTCGTATTTTTATACGCAGGATGGAGGAAGAAAGAGAAAAAAGACGTGCTTCTTCCTAA